From Ipomoea triloba cultivar NCNSP0323 chromosome 5, ASM357664v1, the proteins below share one genomic window:
- the LOC116020321 gene encoding uncharacterized protein LOC116020321 yields MDKFIFAEIPDKEVDIDYYKAVEEFMIHGPCGIERPKSPCMVNKRCSKHFLKKFVDVSTWDDDGYPIYKRRDNGKTVEKNGVQLDSRYVVPYNRYLLLKYKAHINVEWCNQYRSIKYLFKYVNKGNDMVTAEFYKSTTDERSNEVVDEINMYYYCRYVSAYFQYVVFEDDDCIENVLNRSTVNQSMFTAWFDSNKKYDFAKELPYIDMPTKFVWKKDIREWHPRQRGFAIGQIFYVPPGSGEIYYLRCLLNVVRGPTNFEDIKSYKGVIYPTFRDACYARGLLDDDKEYIDAINEASHWSTAQSMWKLYGVVLHERALAVDLLLPL; encoded by the exons ATGGACAAATTCATTTTCGCAGAAATACCTGACAAAGAGGTTGACATTGATTACTACAAAGCTGTGGAAGAATTTATGATTCACGGGCCATGTGGAATTGAAAGACCCAAATCTCCATGCATGGTGAACAAGAGGTGTTCAAAACACTTCCTGAAGAAATTTGTAGATGTATCCACTTGGGATGATGATGGGTATCCAATATACAAGCGTCGTGACAATGGTAAAACTGTGGAGAAGAATGGTGTGCAATTGGATAGCAGATACGTGGTACCATATAATAGATACTTGCTTCTCAAGTATAAGGCCCACATCAATGTGGAATGGTGTAACCAATATAGGTCAATCAAATATTTGTTTAAGTATGTGAACAAAGGTAATGACATGGTCACTGCAGAATTCTACAAAAGCACGACTGATGAGCGGTCAAATGAGGTTGTAGATGAAATCAACATGTATTATTACTGCAGGTATGTTTCAGCAT ATTTCCAGTATGTTGTGTTTGAGGATGATGACTGTATAGAAAATGTTCTAAATCGATCAACGGTAAATCAGAGCATGTTCACTGCATGGTTTGATTCGAACAAGAAATATGATTTCGCTAAAGAGTTGCCTTATATTGACATGCCGACCAAGTTTGTGTGGAAGAAGGATATTAGAGAGTGGCATCCAAGGCAAAGGGGGTTCGCAATTGGACAAATTTTTTACGTACCTCCGGGAAGTGGTGAAATATATTACTTGAGATGTCTACTAAATGTAGTTCGAGGTCCTACTAATTTTGAAGACATCAAGTCATATAAGGGTGTCATATATCCCACTTTTCGAGATGCCTGCTATGCAAGAGGGTTGTTAGATGATGACAAAGAATACATTGACGCAATTAATGAAGCCAGTCATTGGTCTACTGCGCAATCAATGTGGAAATT gtatggagtagttctGCACGAGAGAGCGCTAGCTGTAGATCTACTTCTCCCTTTATGA
- the LOC116018902 gene encoding ribosomal L1 domain-containing protein 1-like, translating into MADSSSTTAGKLGNNVSEGTVRKAVNALLKWKKLQSKSTTIPREPTEGDEEDHDDLIYLVVTLNKIPPKDLSPVSNPIKIPLPHPLQSFSDICLIVGDKPTHVLCNTTKTTLASEAVQKKIKSLDIPITRVLKLSNLKSDFKSFSAKRKLYESHDLFLADKRVVHLLPGVLGKPFYKNKKRVPVPVELKADRNWKEEINAVANGKSTLLCFGTGTCSAVKVGNGKGVMGNQEIVDNVVAAIDAIASLVPKKWAGIRALHLKLLDSVALPIYDATMGNKGNA; encoded by the coding sequence ATGGCTGATTCTTCTTCCACTACGGCAGGGAAATTGGGTAATAATGTGAGCGAAGGAACAGTAAGGAAAGCTGTAAACGCTCTCCTCAAATGGAAGAAACTCCAGTCCAAAAGCACCACCATCCCACGAGAACCCACGGAAGGAGATGAAGAAGACCATGATGATTTGATCTACCTGGTCGTCACTCTCAACAAAATCCCGCCCAAAGACCTCTCCCCGGTATCAAATCCCATCAAAATCCCACTCCCCCACCCCCTCCAATCCTTCTCCGATATCTGCCTCATTGTGGGCGACAAGCCCACTCATGTCCTTTGCAACACCACCAAGACCACTCTCGCCTCCGAGGCCGTACAGAAGAAGATAAAATCCCTAGATATTCCAATCACCAGAGTCCTCAAGCTCTCCAACCTCAAATCCGACTTCAAATCCTTCTCGGCCAAGCGAAAGCTATACGAATCGCATGACTTGTTTCTGGCAGATAAAAGGGTGGTTCATTTGCTTCCGGGTGTACTGGGGAAGCCATTTTACAAGAACAAGAAGAGGGTTCCAGTGCCGGTGGAGTTGAAGGCCGATAGGAACTGGAAGGAGGAGATCAATGCAGTTGCTAATGGTAAATCGACTCTGTTGTGTTTTGGGACTGGGACTTGTAGTGCGGTGAAGGTTGGGAATGGGAAAGGAGTTATGGGTAATCAAGAAATAGTGGACAATGTTGTTGCTGCTATAGACGCAATCGCTTCTCTTGTTCCCAAGAAGTGGGCTGGCATTAGGGCTCTACACTTGAAGCTTTTGGATTCTGTGGCATTGCCCATTTACGACGCAACGATGGGAAACAAAGGCAATGCATAG